The proteins below come from a single Oncorhynchus keta strain PuntledgeMale-10-30-2019 chromosome 32, Oket_V2, whole genome shotgun sequence genomic window:
- the LOC118380788 gene encoding protein kinase C and casein kinase substrate in neurons protein 3-like: MLRAAQNVEVLKDINDFTTYSPVSVDRMSTLPPEVATEDATKQSFWMPGNYQRTVKRTEDAFQACNDIVVCFQERARVERQYAQQLSEWSNKWKPLVDSSPLYGSLLQAWQCFLSSADRLAALHSSVCRSLVSEDGDRVRTWQKETFHKKVFGGFKESQDFGTGFARAQKPWAKRLKKLDKARSAFHKVQRKEQTARDREVHAKGNPDVAIEKQRKIQEERELAQQETEKVRVRYEKVLEEVTRYAPRYMEEMECIFDQSQEEERKRISFLKQAFLSVHRHLDVTNNESVKAVYNELHNTLMAISEQDDLRWWKNTHGPGMPTDWPQFQEWTPEKKSKKGKKEKEVESQQGTIERSVMIGGVKVRALYDYDGQETDELSFKAGEEFLKTEDEDDQGWCRGMKDGGREGLYPANYVETV; encoded by the exons ATGTTGAGAGCTGCACAAAATGTTGAAGTGTTGAAGGACATAAATGATTTCACTACATATTctcctgtttcagtggacaggaTGTCGACTCTCCCTCCTGAGGTTGCCACTGAAGATGCCACCAAACAGAGcttctggatg ccTGGGAACTACCAGCGCACGGTGAAGCGCACGGAGGATGCCTTCCAGGCGTGTAATGACATCGTGGTGTGCTTCCAGGAGAGAGCCCGTGTGGAGAGGCAGTACGCTCAGCAGCTCAGCGAGTGGAGCAACAAGTGGAAGCCCCTGGTGGACTCCA GCCCGCTATATGGATCCCTCCTGCAGGCGTGGCAGTGTTTCCTCTCCTCCGCCGACCGTCTCGCCGCCCTGCACTCGTCCGTGTGTCGCTCCCTGGTTTCGGAGGACGGGGACCGGGTCAGGACCTGGCAGAAAGAGACCTTCCATAAGAAGGTCTTTGGAGGCTTCAAGGAGTCCCAGGACTTTGGGACTGGCTTCGCACGTGCTCAGAAGCCCTGGGCCAAACGGCTGAAGAAG CTGGACAAAGCCAGGAGTGCGTTCCATAAAGTGCAGCGTAAGGAGCAGACTGCCAGGGACCGGGAGGTCCACGCCAAGGGCAACCCTGACGTGGCCATcgagaaacagaggaagattcAGGAGGAAAGAGAGCTGGCTCAGCAGGAGACGGAGAAA GTGCGAGTCCGCTATGAGAAGGTTCTGGAGGAGGTGACCCGCTATGCCCCTCGctacatggaggagatggagtgtatttttgaccaatcacaggaggaggagaggaagaggatcaGCTTCCTCAAACAGGCCTTCCTGTCCGTCCACAGACACCTGGACGTCACCAACAACGAGAG tgtgaAGGCTGTGTATAATGAGCTCCACAACACTCTCATGGCCATCAGTGAGCAGGACGACCTGCGCTGGTGGAAGAACACCCACGGACCGGGCATGCCCACCGACTGGCCTCAGTTCCAG GAGTGGACGCCAGAGAAGAAAAGCAAAaaagggaagaaagagaaagaggtagagtCACAGCAAGGCACCATAGAGAGGAG tgtaATGATCGGAGgagttaaggtcagggctctctATGACTATGACGGACAGGAGACAGATGAGCTCTCCTTTAAAGCAG gTGAGGAGTTTCTGAAGACTGAGGATGAGGATGACCAGGGCTGGTGTAGAGGGAtgaaggatggaggaagagagggactcTACCCAGCTAACTATGTAGAGACGGTGTAG